A single genomic interval of Oenanthe melanoleuca isolate GR-GAL-2019-014 chromosome 13, OMel1.0, whole genome shotgun sequence harbors:
- the LOC130258552 gene encoding protocadherin beta-15-like — translation MAIARQVLCLSAFLALPLARAEPIRYSVAEEAESGSLVGKLAEDAGLTPPQLSARRARLLSEDGRQHLRLDRSSGRLLVAGRLDREELCAHSATCMLPFELLLSDPLQFFRVEVTLNDINDHSPVFPEERVTFKILETTEPGSRFPLEEAQDLDIGSNTVQAYSISPKNEHFTVFYGTRNTGKKYLELVLEKALDREEQAEMGFSLIAVDGGSPPRSGTTEIGVFVLDVNDNAPIFTQDEYIGKVLENTPEGSLVLTVLATDQDAGVNGDISYQITQAVGQRDSAFVIDPRTGEIKLTKPLDFEESENHEIRVKATDGGGLSAICKVQVEVLDVNDNAPELAVSSFSSPLPENTVPGTVVALFTVRDRDSGANGKISCALDDQLFFSLRPAYKNYYELVTVSALDREHTARYVLSVTAADAGSPPLTSTHTFTVDISDVNDNAPVFNQTSYTMYVRENNAPTVFVGAVSAADADVGLNAKVTYSLAPVAAAERPSCSCISVNSENGHVFVLRPLDYERLRQSEVTVSASDAGSPPLRANVTVRLVVLDENDNAPLVLYPAQDSSPASSELVPVSAEPGYLITKVVAVDADSGQNSWLSYHLLRATEPGLFSVGVQSGEVRLKRPVTERDSVKHKLLVLVRDNGKPPLSATAALSALLLKDFSDVRLPHSSPPADEQGDSLTTYLIISLVFVSLLFLISSALFVARKVCKSKELKAAHVLSGAHNLQSGLADAAAAGTLPRAYCYEISLTTGSGNSEFQFLKPILPSLPAQHCATGQGPQEQQQDFPRVPVSTEDMAPDNAGTLCARQFNALSFN, via the coding sequence aTGGCGATCGCAAGGCAAGTGCTTtgtctctctgctttcctggcgCTGCCGCTCGCTCGCGCCGAGCCCATCCGCTACTCCGTAGCCGAGGAGGCGGAAAGCGGCTCCCTGGTCGGCAAGCTGGCGGAGGACGCGGGGCTGACGCCGCCGCAGCTGTCGGCTCGCCGCGCCCGCCTGCTCTCGGAGGACGGCCGGCAGCATTTGCGCTTAGACCGCAGCTCCGGCCGCCTCCTCGTGGCGGGGAGGCTCGACCGGGAGGAGCTGTGCGCCCACTCGGCCACCTGCATGCTCCCCTTCGAGCTGCTGCTCTCCGACCCCCTGCAGTTCTTTCGGGTTGAGGTGACTCTGAACGATATCAATGACCATTCGCCCGTCTTCCCCGAGGAACGAGTCACTTTTAAGATTCTGGAGACGACCGAACCGGGCTCTCGTTTCCCGCTAGAGGAAGCTCAGGACCTCGATATTGGCAGCAACACAGTGCAGGCGTACAGCATTTCTCCAAAAAATGAGCACTTTACTGTCTTCTATGGGACTCGGAATACAGGCAAGAAGTATCTTGAACTGGTCTTAGAAAAGGCGCTAGACAGAGAAGAGCAGGCAGAGATGGGTTTCAGTCTCATTGCTGTAGATGGGGGCTCTCCTCCAAGGAGTGGCACTACAGAAATTGGTGTTTTCGTTCTAGATGTAAATGACAATGCTCCTATCTTCACACAAGACGAGTACATAGGAAAGGTACTGGAGAACACACCAGAAGGTTCTCTGGTTCTGACTGTGCTGGCAACAGATCAGGATGCAGGAGTTAATGGGGACATTTCCTATCAAATCACCCAGGCAGTAGGACAGAGAGACTCAGCATTTGTGATTGATCCCAGAACCGGTGAAATTAAACTCACAAAACCCCTAGACTTTGAGGAGTCAGAGAATCACGAAATCCGGGTGAAGGCTACAGACGGTGGGGGACTCTCAGCAATTTGCAAAGTGCAGGTGGAGGTGCTGGATGTGAATGACAATGCCCCAGAGCTGGCGGTCAGCTCCTTCAGCAGTCCCCTCCCCGAGAACACAGTGCCCGGCACCGTGGTTGCCCTGTTTACGGTCAGGGACCGCGATTCTGGTGCCAACGGGAAGATCTCGTGTGCCCTGGACGATCAGCTCTTCTTCTCCCTGCGGCCAGCCTACAAGAATTACTATGAGCTGGTGACAGTGAGCGCGCTGGACCGCGAGCACACGGCTCGCTACGtgctcagtgtcacagcagcagatgCGGGCTCGCCTCCTCTCACAAGCACGCACACCTTCACCGTGGACATCTCGGACGTCAATGACAACGCGCCCGTCTTCAACCAGACGTCCTACACCATGTACGTGCGGGAGAACAACGCGCCCACGGTGTTTGTGGGAGCCGTGAGTGCTGCAGATGCTGACGTGGGGCTCAATGCCAAGGTGACCTATTCGCTGGCCCCGGTGGCGGCGGCAGAGCGGCCCTCGTGCTCCTGCATCTCGGTGAACTCTGAGAACGGACACGTGTTTGTGCTGCGGCCCCTGGACTACGAGCGCTTGCGGCAGAGCGAGGTGACGGTCAGCGCCTCTGACGCGGGCTCTCCTCCCCTGCGAGCCAACGTCACCGTGCGCCTCGTGGTGCTGGACGAGAATGACAATGCACCGCTCGTGCTCTACCCGGCCCAGGACAGCAGCCCAGCGTCCAGCGAGCTCGTGCCCGTGTCGGCCGAGCCGGGCTACCTCATCACCAAAGTGGTGGCCGTCGATGCCGACTCCGGACAGAACTCCTGGCTCTCGTACCACCTGCTCAGGGCCACCGAGCCCGGCCTGTTCAGCGTGGGTGTGCAGAGCGGCGAGGTGCGTCTCAAGAGGCCGGTGACAGAGAGGGACAGCGTGAAGCACAAGCTCCTTGTCCTGGTCCGAGACAACGGCAAGCCCCCGCTGTCAGCCACGGCAGCTCTGAGCGCGCTCCTGCTCAAGGACTTCTCCGACGTGCGCCTCCCGCACAGCAGCCCGCCCGCAGACGAGCAGGGCGACTCCCTGACCACCTATTTAATCATTTCCTTGGTCTTTGTCTcgctcctcttcctcatctcctcGGCGCTCTTTGTGGCTCGCAAGGTGTGCAAGAGCAAGGAGCTGAAGGCTGCCCATGTGCTTTCTGGTGCCCACAACTTGCAGAGCGGCCTGGCCGATGCAGCCGCTGCAGGGACCCTGCCCCGCGCCTATTGCTACGAGATCAGCCTCACCACGGGCTCGGGCAACAGCGAGTTCCAATTCCTCAagcccatcctgcccagcctgccagcacagcactgcgCCACGGGCCAGGGCCCCCAGGAACAGCAACAGGATttcccccgtgtccctgtcaGCACAGAGGACATGGCACCAGACAATGCTGGGACTCTCTGTGCACGACAGTTCAACGCTCTTTCCTTCAATTAG
- the LOC130258555 gene encoding protocadherin beta-15-like, which produces MAIARQVLCLSAFLALPLARAEPIRYSVAEEAESGSLVGKLAEDAGLTPPQLSARRARLLSEDGRQHLRLDRGSGRLLVAGRLDREELCAHSATCMLPFELLLSDPLQFFRVEVVLEDINDHSPDFTKERVTFRIPERSDPGSRFPLEAARDLDIGSNAVQAYSISPQNEYFSVSYGTRSNGDKYLEVVLEKALDREEQAEMDFRVVAEDGGSPPRSGTIEISIIILDVNDNAPVFTQERYLGKVLENTPEGSLVLSVLATDQDAGVNGDISYELSQAVGQRDSAFVIDPRTGEIKLTKPLDFEEADTHELSVRATDGGGLSAICKVQVEVVDVNDNAPELAVSSFSSPLPENTVPGTVVALFTVRDRDSGANGKISCALDDQLFFSLRPAYKNYYELVTVSALDREHTARYVLSVTAADAGSPPLTSTHTFTVDISDVNDNAPVFNQTSYTMYVRENNAPTVFVGAVSAADADVGLNAKVTYSLAPVAAAERPSCSCISVNSENGHVFVLRPLDYERLRQSEVTVSASDAGSPPLRANVTVRLVVLDENDNAPLVLYPAQDSSPASSELVPVSAEPGYLITKVVAVDADSGQNSWLSYHLLRATEPGLFSVGVQSGEVRLKRPVTERDSVKHKLLVLVRDNGKPPLSATAALSALLLKDFSDVRLPHSSPPADEQGDSLTTYLIISLVFVSLLFLISSALFVARKVCKSKELKAAHVLSGAHNLQSGLADAAAAGTLPRAYCYEISLTTGSGNSEFQFLKPILPSLPAQHCATGQGPQEQQQDFPCVPVSTEDMAPDNAGTLSARQFNSLAFN; this is translated from the coding sequence aTGGCGATCGCAAGGCAAGTGCTTtgtctctctgctttcctggcgCTGCCGCTCGCTCGCGCCGAGCCCATCCGCTACTCCGTAGCCGAGGAGGCGGAAAGCGGCTCCCTGGTCGGCAAGCTGGCGGAGGACGCGGGGCTGACGCCGCCGCAGCTGTCGGCTCGCCGCGCCCGCCTGCTCTCGGAGGACGGCCGGCAGCATTTGCGCTTAGACCGCGGCTCCGGCCGCCTCCTCGTGGCGGGGAGGCTCGACCGGGAGGAGCTGTGCGCCCACTCGGCCACCTGCATGCTCCCCTTCGAGCTGCTGCTCTCCGACCCCCTGCAGTTCTTTCGGGTTGAGGTAGTTCTAGAGGACATCAATGACCATTCGCCTGATTTCACCAAGGAGCGAGTCACATTTAGGATTCCGGAAAGGAGCGACCCGGGCTCTCGTTTCCCACTAGAGGCTGCTCGAGATCTCGATATTGGCAGCAACGCAGTGCAGGCATACAGCATCTCTCCCCAGAATGAATACTTTAGTGTCTCTTATGGAACTCGGAGTAATGGGGACAAGTATCTTGAAGTTGTTTTGGAAAAAGCGCTAGATagggaggagcaggcagagatggATTTTCGTGTTGTTGCTGAAGATGGGGGCTCTCCTCCAAGAAGTGGCACCATCGAGATTTCTATTATCATTCTAGATGTAAATGACAATGCTCCCGTATTCACGCAAGAGCGTTACCTTGGAAAGGTCCTGGAGAACACGCCAGAAGGTTCTCTGGTTCTGTCTGTTCTGGCAACCGATCAGGATGCAGGAGTTAATGGGGACATCTCCTATGAACTCAGCCAGGCAGTAGGACAGAGAGACTCAGCATTTGTAATAGATCCCAGAACTGGTGAAATTAAACTCACAAAACCCCTGGACTTCGAGGAAGCAGACACTCACGAGCTCAGTGTGAGGGCTACAGATGGTGGAGGACTCTCAGCAATCTGCAAAGTGCAGGTGGAGGTGGTGGATGTGAATGACAATGCCCCAGAGCTGGCGGTCAGCTCCTTCAGCAGTCCCCTCCCCGAGAACACAGTGCCCGGCACCGTGGTTGCCCTGTTTACGGTCAGGGACCGCGATTCTGGTGCCAACGGGAAGATCTCGTGTGCCCTGGACGATCAGCTCTTCTTCTCCCTGCGGCCAGCCTACAAGAATTACTATGAGCTGGTGACAGTGAGCGCGCTGGACCGCGAGCACACGGCTCGCTACGtgctcagtgtcacagcagcagatgCGGGCTCGCCTCCTCTCACAAGCACGCACACCTTCACCGTGGACATCTCGGACGTCAATGACAACGCGCCCGTCTTCAACCAGACGTCCTACACCATGTACGTGCGGGAGAACAACGCGCCCACGGTGTTTGTGGGAGCCGTGAGCGCTGCAGATGCTGACGTGGGGCTCAATGCCAAGGTGACCTATTCGCTGGCCCCGGTGGCGGCGGCAGAGCGGCCCTCGTGCTCCTGCATCTCGGTGAACTCTGAGAACGGACACGTGTTTGTGCTGCGGCCCCTGGACTACGAGCGCTTGCGGCAGAGCGAGGTGACGGTCAGCGCCTCTGACGCGGGCTCTCCTCCCCTGCGAGCCAACGTCACCGTGCGCCTCGTGGTGCTGGACGAGAATGACAATGCACCGCTCGTGCTCTACCCGGCCCAGGACAGCAGCCCAGCGTCCAGCGAGCTCGTGCCCGTGTCGGCCGAGCCGGGCTACCTCATCACCAAGGTGGTGGCCGTCGATGCCGACTCCGGACAGAACTCCTGGCTCTCGTACCACCTGCTCAGGGCCACCGAGCCCGGCCTGTTCAGCGTGGGTGTGCAGAGCGGCGAGGTGCGTCTCAAGAGGCCGGTGACAGAGAGGGACAGCGTGAAGCACAAGCTCCTTGTCCTGGTCCGAGACAACGGCAAGCCCCCGCTGTCAGCCACGGCAGCTCTGAGCGCGCTCCTGCTCAAGGACTTCTCCGACGTGCGCCTCCCGCACAGCAGCCCGCCCGCAGACGAGCAGGGCGACTCCCTGACCACctatttaataatttccttGGTCTTTGTCTcgctcctcttcctcatctcctccGCGCTCTTTGTGGCTCGCAAGGTGTGCAAGAGCAAGGAGCTGAAGGCTGCCCATGTGCTTTCTGGTGCCCACAACTTGCAGAGCGGCCTGGCCGATGCAGCCGCTGCAGGGACCCTGCCCCGCGCCTATTGCTACGAGATCAGCCTCACCACGGGCTCGGGCAACAGCGAGTTCCAATTCCTCAagcccatcctgcccagcctgccagcacagcactgcgCCACGGGCCAGGGCCCCCAGGAACAGCAACAGGAtttcccctgtgtccctgtcagCACAGAGGACATGGCACCAGACAATGCTGGGACACTCTCTGCTAGACAGTTTAATTCTCTTGCTTTTAACTAG
- the LOC130258553 gene encoding protocadherin beta-15-like, with amino-acid sequence MAIARQVLCLSAFLALPLARAEPIRYSVAEEAESGSLVGKLAEDAGLTPPQLSARRARLLSEDGRQHLRLDRGSGRLLVAGRLDREELCAHSATCMLPFELLLSDPLQFFRVEVTLNDINDHSPVFPEERVTFNIPELSETGSRFPLEGARDLDIGSNAVQAYSISPKNEYFRVSQGRRSDDDKYVELVLEKALDREEQAEMSFSLIAVDGGSPPRSGTTEVKIVILDVNDNAPCFTKDVYIAQVLENMPEGSLVLTVLATDQDAGVYGDISYQLSQAEGKSHSAFVIDPRTGEIKITKPLDFEEADTHELRVRARDGGGLSAICKVLVEVVDVNDNAPELTVSSFSSPLPENTVPGTVVALFTVRDRDSGANGKISCALDDQLFFSLRPAYKNYYELVTVSALDREHTARYVLSVTAADAGSPPLTSTHTFTVDISDVNDNAPVFNQTSYTMYVRENNAPMVFVGAVSAADADVGLNAKVTYSLAPVAAAERPSCSCISVNSENGHVFVLRPLDYERLRQSEVTVSASDAGSPPLRANVTVRLVVLDENDNAPLVLYPAQDSSPASSELVPVSAEPGYLITKVVAVDADSGQNSWLSYHLLRATEPGLFSVGVQNGEVRLKRPVTERDSVKHKLLVLVRDNGKPPLSATAALSALLLKDFSDVRLPHSSPPADEQGDSLTTYLIISLVFVSLLFLISSALFVARKVCKSKELKAAHVLSGAHDLQSGLADAAAAGTLPRAYCYEISLTTGSGNSEFQFLKPILPSLPAQHCATGQGPQEQQQDFPCVPVSTEDMAPDNAGTLSARQFNSLAFK; translated from the coding sequence aTGGCGATCGCAAGGCAAGTGCTTtgtctctctgctttcctggcgCTGCCGCTCGCTCGCGCCGAGCCCATCCGCTACTCCGTAGCCGAGGAGGCGGAAAGCGGCTCCCTGGTCGGCAAGCTGGCGGAGGACGCGGGGCTGACGCCGCCGCAGCTGTCGGCTCGCCGCGCCCGCCTGCTCTCGGAGGACGGCCGGCAGCATTTGCGCTTAGACCGCGGCTCCGGCCGCCTCCTCGTGGCGGGGAGGCTCGACCGGGAGGAGCTGTGCGCCCACTCGGCCACCTGCATGCTCCCCTTCGAGCTGCTGCTCTCCGACCCCCTGCAGTTCTTTCGGGTCGAGGTGACTTTGAACGATATCAATGACCATTCACCGGTCTTCCCCGAGGAACGAGTCACTTTTAATATCCCGGAATTAAGTGAGACGGGCTCTCGTTTCCCACTGGAGGGTGCTCGGGATCTCGATATCGGAAGCAATGCAGTGCAGGCGTACAGCATCTCTCCAAAAAACGAGTATTTTAGAGTTTCTCAAGGGAGACGGAGTGATGATGACAAATATGTTGAACTGGTGTTGGAAAAGGCGCTAGATagggaggagcaggcagagatgAGTTTCAGTCTCATTGCTGTAGATGGGGGCTCTCCACCCAGGAGCGGCACCACCGAAGTGAAAATTGTCATTCTAGATGTAAATGACAATGCTCCCTGCTTCACAAAAGATGTGTATATTGCACAAGTTCTGGAGAACATGCCAGAGGGCTCATTGGTTCTGACTGTGCTGGCAACAGATCAGGATGCAGGAGTTTACGGGGACATCTCATATCAACTCagccaggcagagggaaagaGCCACTCAGCATTTGTGATTGATCCCAGAACTGGTGAAATTAAAATCACGAAACCCCTGGACTTCGAGGAAGCAGACACTCATGAGCTCCGTGTCAGAGCCAGAGATGGAGGGGGGCTTTCAGCAATCTGCAAAGTGCTGGTGGAGGTGGTGGATGTGAATGACAATGCCCCAGAGCTGACGGTCAGCTCCTTCAGCAGTCCCCTCCCCGAGAACACAGTGCCCGGCACCGTGGTTGCCCTGTTTACGGTCAGGGACCGCGATTCTGGTGCCAACGGGAAGATCTCGTGTGCCCTGGACGATCAGCTCTTCTTCTCCCTGCGGCCAGCCTACAAGAATTACTATGAGCTGGTGACCGTGAGCGCGCTGGACCGCGAGCACACGGCTCGCTACGtgctcagtgtcacagcagcagatgCGGGCTCGCCTCCTCTCACAAGCACGCACACCTTCACCGTGGACATCTCGGACGTCAATGACAACGCGCCCGTCTTCAACCAGACGTCCTACACCATGTACGTGCGGGAGAACAACGCGCCCATGGTGTTTGTGGGAGCCGTGAGCGCTGCAGATGCTGACGTGGGGCTCAATGCCAAGGTGACCTATTCGCTGGCCCCGGTGGCGGCGGCAGAGCGGCCCTCGTGCTCCTGCATCTCGGTGAACTCTGAGAACGGACACGTGTTTGTGCTGCGGCCCCTGGACTACGAGCGCTTGCGGCAGAGCGAGGTGACGGTCAGCGCCTCTGACGCGGGCTCTCCTCCCCTGCGAGCCAACGTCACCGTGCGCCTCGTGGTGCTGGACGAGAATGACAATGCACCGCTCGTGCTCTACCCGGCCCAGGACAGCAGCCCAGCGTCCAGCGAGCTCGTGCCCGTGTCGGCCGAGCCGGGCTACCTCATCACCAAAGTGGTGGCCGTCGATGCCGACTCCGGACAGAACTCCTGGCTCTCGTACCACCTGCTCAGGGCCACCGAGCCCGGCCTGTTCAGCGTGGGTGTGCAGAACGGCGAGGTGCGTCTCAAGAGGCCGGTGACAGAGAGGGACAGCGTGAAGCACAAGCTCCTTGTCCTGGTCCGGGACAACGGCAAGCCCCCGCTGTCAGCCACGGCAGCTCTGAGCGCGCTCCTGCTCAAGGACTTCTCCGACGTGCGCCTCCCGCACAGCAGCCCGCCCGCAGACGAGCAGGGCGACTCCCTGACCACCTATTTAATCATTTCCTTGGTCTTTGTCTcgctcctcttcctcatctcctcGGCGCTCTTTGTGGCTCGCAAGGTGTGCAAGAGCAAGGAGCTGAAGGCTGCCCATGTGCTTTCTGGTGCCCACGACTTGCAGAGCGGCCTGGCCGATGCAGCCGCTGCAGGGACCCTGCCCCGCGCCTATTGCTACGAGATCAGCCTCACCACGGGCTCGGGCAACAGCGAGTTCCAATTCCTCAagcccatcctgcccagcctgccagcacagcactgcgCCACTGGCCAGGGCCCCCAGGAACAGCAACAGGAtttcccctgtgtccctgtcagCACAGAGGACATGGCACCAGACAATGCTGGGACTCTCTCTGCACGACAGTTTAATTCTCTTGCTTTTAAGTAG